One genomic segment of Cherax quadricarinatus isolate ZL_2023a chromosome 30, ASM3850222v1, whole genome shotgun sequence includes these proteins:
- the LOC128705723 gene encoding uncharacterized protein, whose product MAKEAGILDSVFTGPVRICKVLILSAGRLEGKEHAGFKLLKRCHCDDSRKRKHRLPQERPVEDGISSSDIEEPMKKEPDLDNDETQSLPSCQSDDLVVDLSTLTAQSDDSVEVTAAAGAEQTGDLEAHPDGQSEKEGKTPDVRVNAGDAVKPAEGVKPAEGVKTADDDDVPEKEIIFEREVINLTESEQEERSHSV is encoded by the exons ATGGCGAAGGAAGCAGGCATTCTCGATTCTG ttTTCACTGGGCCAGTCAGAATTTGTAAAGTTTTGATTTTATCGGCTGGTAGATTGGAAGGGAAGGAACACGCCGGCTTCAAACTCCTAAAGCGGTGTCATTGTGATGATAGCAGGAAACGCAAACATAGGCTTCCTCAGGAAAGG CCTGTGGAAGATGGGATCAGTTCATCTGATATAGAGGAGCCTATGAAGAAAGAACCAGATCTCGACAACGATGAAACGCAGAGCCTTCCCTCATGTCAGTCTGATGACCTCGTTGTGGACCTCTCTACGCTCACTGCTCAATCTGATGACTCTGTTGAGGTCACTGCCGCAGCAGGTGCTGAACAAACTGGCGACCTTGAAGCGCACCCTGACGGTCAGTCGGAGAAGGAAGGGAAAACCCCCGACGTGAGAGTAAATGCTGGAGACGCAGTAAAGCCAGCAGAAGGGGTAAAGCCGGCAGAAGGGGTAAAGACGgcagatgatgatgatgtaccTGAAAAGGAAATCATTTTCGAGCGGGAGGTTATCAATCTTACAGAAAGTGAACAGGAGGAGCGCAGTCATTCAGTCTAA